The following are from one region of the Streptomyces rubrogriseus genome:
- a CDS encoding phosphatidylglycerol lysyltransferase domain-containing protein: MSGEVPTRPTRIRRALRGPRPDRIPLLVGRACVLVGLLDIAAGSFPRFRHSRMHAFAEVLPGAFGPFAAALSLSAGVLLLLLAHGLKRRKRRAWRAAAALLPLGAVAQFTYRHSLLGVLISLALLFPLLRHRDEFAALPDPRSRWRALANFVLMSAGSVLLGLLVVNAHPHRMLGDPSLADRITHVLYGLFGVEGPVDYRGNTSWTVAFSLGALGLLTAITTIYLAFRPEHPAARLTEDDETRLRALLARHGGRDSLGHFALRRDKAVVFSPSGKAAVTYRVVSGVMLASGDPIGDVEAWPGAIERFMDEARAHSWTPAVMGCSETGGEVWTRETGLDALELGDEAVVDVADFSLAGRAMRNVRQMVKRIERAGYETRVRRVADLSDAELDRVRRAADAWRGTDTERGFSMALGRVGDPADGDCLIATAHKQDTEPGEYGDLKAVLHFVPWGTDGASLDLMRRDRAADPGMNELLIVAALQAAPKLGIARVSLNFAMFRAALARGEKIGAGPVLRAWRGLLVFLSRWFQIESLYKFNAKFRPRWEPRFVVYRRSADLPRIGFAAMQAEGFVTLPVPRFLQRRTPSRRPCAHGVPDREARTA, translated from the coding sequence ATGTCGGGCGAGGTTCCGACGAGGCCCACCCGCATACGCCGCGCACTGCGCGGCCCCCGCCCGGACCGGATCCCCCTCCTCGTCGGCCGCGCCTGCGTGCTCGTCGGCCTGCTGGACATCGCGGCCGGCTCGTTCCCGCGCTTCCGCCACAGCCGGATGCACGCATTCGCCGAGGTTCTGCCCGGCGCCTTCGGCCCCTTCGCCGCCGCCCTCTCGCTCAGCGCGGGCGTCCTGCTCCTCCTGCTGGCCCACGGTCTCAAGCGCCGCAAACGCCGGGCCTGGCGGGCGGCGGCAGCCCTGCTCCCGCTGGGCGCCGTCGCGCAGTTCACGTACCGCCACTCCCTCCTCGGCGTACTGATCTCGCTGGCCCTGCTGTTCCCCCTGCTGCGCCACCGCGACGAGTTCGCCGCCCTCCCCGACCCCCGCAGCCGCTGGCGGGCGCTGGCCAACTTCGTCCTCATGAGCGCCGGTTCCGTCCTGCTCGGCCTGCTCGTCGTCAACGCCCATCCGCACCGCATGCTCGGCGACCCCAGCCTGGCCGACCGCATCACCCACGTCCTCTACGGCCTGTTCGGCGTCGAGGGCCCGGTGGACTACCGCGGCAACACCTCCTGGACGGTCGCGTTCTCCCTCGGCGCCCTCGGCCTCCTGACCGCCATCACCACCATCTACCTGGCCTTCCGCCCCGAGCACCCCGCGGCCCGCCTCACCGAGGACGACGAGACCCGCCTGCGCGCCCTCCTCGCCCGGCACGGCGGCCGCGACTCCCTCGGCCACTTCGCACTGCGCCGCGACAAGGCGGTCGTCTTCTCCCCCAGCGGCAAGGCCGCCGTCACCTACCGGGTCGTCTCCGGCGTGATGCTGGCCAGCGGCGACCCGATCGGCGACGTCGAGGCCTGGCCGGGCGCCATCGAACGCTTCATGGACGAGGCCCGCGCGCACTCCTGGACCCCGGCCGTCATGGGCTGCTCGGAGACCGGCGGCGAGGTCTGGACCCGCGAAACGGGCCTCGACGCCCTCGAACTGGGCGACGAGGCGGTGGTGGACGTGGCGGATTTCTCCCTCGCCGGCCGCGCGATGCGCAACGTGCGTCAGATGGTCAAGCGCATCGAGCGCGCCGGTTACGAGACCCGGGTACGGCGCGTGGCTGACCTCTCCGACGCCGAACTGGACCGGGTGCGGCGCGCCGCCGACGCCTGGCGCGGCACGGACACGGAGCGCGGCTTCTCCATGGCCCTGGGCCGCGTCGGCGACCCGGCCGACGGCGACTGCCTGATAGCCACAGCCCACAAACAGGACACGGAACCCGGCGAGTACGGCGACCTGAAGGCGGTCCTGCACTTCGTGCCGTGGGGCACGGACGGCGCGTCCCTGGACCTCATGCGGCGCGACCGCGCGGCCGACCCCGGCATGAACGAACTCCTGATCGTGGCCGCGCTCCAGGCCGCCCCGAAACTGGGCATCGCCCGCGTGTCCCTGAACTTCGCGATGTTCCGCGCGGCACTCGCGCGGGGCGAGAAGATCGGCGCGGGCCCGGTCCTCCGCGCGTGGCGCGGCCTGCTGGTCTTCCTCTCCCGCTGGTTCCAGATCGAGTCCCTGTACAAGTTCAACGCGAAGTTCCGCCCCCGTTGGGAGCCACGCTTCGTCGTCTACCGCCGCTCGGCCGACCTCCCGCGCATCGGCTTCGCCGCGATGCAGGCGGAGGGGTTCGTCACGCTCCCCGTTCCCCGCTTCCTCCAGCGCCGGACGCCCTCGCGCCGCCCCTGCGCCCACGGCGTCCCGGACCGGGAGGCACGGACGGCGTGA
- a CDS encoding alpha/beta hydrolase — protein sequence MGLTSNKVLALAVVAGVLLFAGTVWLWPRLAGRSVRAVLGRAGLLLVTQVAVFAAVGLVANQSFGFYGSWADLFGREDGQGVVVDHSAGVGGGPLRVVGDRRVTPAGGARPDVSGRVDEIRVVGRTSRIASPAYVYLPPEYFQPRHRGRTFPAAVVLTGYPGTAEALVEKLHYPRTALELAKAGRMRPMILVMLRPTVAPPRDTECVDVPGGPQTETFFAKDLPQAVSTHYRVAKGPRSWGVVGNSTGGYCALKLAAHHPEVYAAGAGLSPYYDAPNDPTTGDLFQGDEGLEKRASLWWYLKHAPAPDTSLLVTSSRTGETNYKDTLKFIDLVKDKRPTRISSIILESGGHNFNTWRREIPATLRWLDERLGGERDS from the coding sequence ATGGGTCTCACGAGCAACAAGGTGCTGGCGCTGGCGGTGGTGGCCGGCGTGCTGCTCTTCGCCGGGACGGTGTGGTTGTGGCCGCGGCTGGCCGGGCGGAGTGTGCGGGCCGTTCTGGGGAGGGCCGGTCTGCTGCTCGTCACCCAGGTGGCGGTCTTCGCGGCGGTGGGACTGGTCGCCAATCAGTCCTTCGGGTTCTACGGCAGTTGGGCCGACCTGTTCGGGCGGGAGGACGGGCAGGGCGTGGTCGTGGACCACTCGGCCGGCGTGGGCGGCGGGCCGCTGCGGGTCGTCGGGGACCGGCGGGTGACGCCGGCGGGCGGGGCGCGGCCGGACGTCTCCGGGCGAGTGGACGAGATACGGGTCGTCGGGCGTACGTCTCGGATCGCGTCACCGGCGTATGTGTATTTGCCGCCGGAGTACTTTCAGCCGCGGCACCGTGGCCGTACGTTTCCCGCGGCCGTCGTCCTGACCGGTTATCCGGGGACGGCGGAGGCGCTGGTGGAGAAACTTCACTACCCGCGTACGGCGCTTGAGCTGGCGAAGGCCGGTCGGATGCGGCCGATGATCCTGGTGATGCTGCGGCCCACGGTGGCACCGCCGCGCGACACGGAGTGCGTGGACGTTCCGGGCGGGCCGCAGACGGAGACGTTCTTCGCGAAGGACCTGCCCCAGGCGGTCAGTACCCACTACCGGGTGGCCAAGGGGCCGCGGAGCTGGGGCGTCGTCGGCAACTCGACCGGCGGCTACTGCGCCCTGAAACTCGCCGCGCACCATCCGGAGGTGTACGCCGCCGGGGCCGGGCTGTCGCCGTACTACGACGCGCCGAACGACCCCACCACGGGTGATCTCTTCCAGGGGGACGAGGGGCTCGAGAAGCGGGCCAGTCTGTGGTGGTACCTCAAGCACGCGCCCGCGCCCGACACTTCACTGCTCGTCACCAGCAGCAGGACCGGCGAGACGAACTACAAGGACACGCTGAAGTTCATTGATCTGGTGAAGGACAAGAGGCCGACCCGGATCTCGTCGATCATCCTGGAAAGCGGCGGGCACAACTTCAATACCTGGCGGCGGGAGATTCCCGCGACCCTGCGGTGGCTCGATGAGCGGCTGGGGGGAGAGCGGGACTCCTGA
- a CDS encoding PH domain-containing protein → MERRLHPVTPLRRAWAPVAVLVGWAVHDPDQAQRQLTRLTTTHLLIGLAVLIPAAALYGFLTWWFTHYAVTDTELRIRTGLLFRRTAHIRLERIQAIDVTQPLLARVAGVAKLKLDVIGTGKKDELAFLGAGEARALRAELLARAAGFAPETAHEVGEAPARQLLRVPPGVLAVSLLLTGATWGTLLAAAVVPTLLWLATHNLWTVLATALPLVGAAGASSAGRFVGEYDWTVAESPDGLRIDHGLLDRAHETVPPGRVQTVRLVEPLLWRRRRWVRVELDVAGSSNSVLLPVAPREIAESVVARVLPGVSVPPGPELTRPPRRAARCRPLWWRGHGLAVTDAVFAARYGLLRRSLALVPHAKVQSVRLTQGPWRRALRLADVHVDTGANKTVTARLRDAEEAAELLRSQAERSRTGRRDAPPDRWMA, encoded by the coding sequence GTGGAGCGGCGCCTGCACCCCGTCACGCCCCTGCGGCGGGCGTGGGCGCCGGTCGCGGTGCTCGTCGGGTGGGCCGTGCACGATCCCGACCAGGCGCAGCGCCAGCTGACCCGGCTGACCACGACCCACCTGCTGATCGGCCTCGCCGTACTGATCCCGGCCGCCGCCCTGTACGGCTTCCTCACCTGGTGGTTCACCCACTACGCGGTGACCGACACCGAGCTGCGGATCCGCACCGGCCTGCTGTTCCGGCGTACCGCGCACATCCGCCTCGAACGCATCCAGGCGATCGACGTCACCCAGCCCCTGCTGGCCCGGGTCGCGGGGGTCGCCAAGCTCAAGCTCGACGTCATAGGCACCGGCAAGAAGGACGAGCTGGCCTTCCTCGGCGCCGGCGAGGCGCGGGCACTGCGGGCCGAGCTGCTCGCGCGCGCGGCGGGCTTCGCGCCCGAGACCGCGCACGAGGTCGGCGAGGCCCCCGCGCGGCAGCTGCTGCGGGTGCCGCCCGGCGTCCTCGCCGTCTCCCTCCTGCTGACCGGCGCGACCTGGGGCACACTGCTCGCCGCCGCCGTCGTACCGACGCTGCTGTGGCTGGCCACCCACAACCTGTGGACGGTGCTGGCGACCGCCCTGCCGCTGGTGGGCGCCGCGGGCGCGAGCAGCGCCGGCCGGTTCGTCGGGGAGTACGACTGGACGGTGGCCGAGTCCCCGGACGGGCTCCGCATCGACCACGGCCTGCTCGACCGCGCCCACGAGACGGTACCGCCGGGCCGGGTGCAGACCGTGCGCCTCGTGGAACCGCTGCTGTGGCGGCGCCGCCGCTGGGTACGGGTCGAGCTGGACGTGGCCGGGTCGTCGAACTCCGTGCTCCTGCCGGTCGCCCCGCGCGAGATCGCCGAGTCGGTCGTCGCGCGCGTACTGCCCGGGGTGAGCGTGCCGCCCGGACCGGAGCTGACGCGCCCGCCGCGCCGGGCCGCACGCTGCCGACCGCTGTGGTGGCGCGGCCACGGGCTCGCCGTCACCGACGCGGTCTTCGCCGCCCGGTACGGCCTGCTGCGCCGCAGCCTGGCGCTCGTGCCGCACGCCAAGGTCCAGAGCGTCCGCCTGACGCAGGGCCCCTGGCGCCGCGCCCTGCGGCTGGCCGACGTCCACGTGGACACGGGGGCGAACAAGACCGTGACCGCCCGCCTGCGCGACGCCGAAGAGGCCGCGGAGCTGCTGCGGAGCCAGGCGGAACGGTCCAGGACCGGCCGCCGGGACGCCCCGCCGGACCGCTGGATGGCCTGA
- a CDS encoding PH domain-containing protein produces the protein METGSPDDAGTAGTARAAGRATPAGPSAAPRDEPGWTGLPPGLLRLRRLLLVVWLGLLTVAAGVLPALFLDPRWAVLALLPLALTAWGWVMLERNWRSWRYAERADDLLISRGVLWREETVVPYGRMQLVEVTSGPVERHFGLASVQLHTAAAATDATIPGLDPAEAERLRDRLTELGEARSAGL, from the coding sequence ATGGAGACGGGGAGCCCGGACGACGCGGGCACGGCGGGGACGGCGCGGGCGGCCGGGCGGGCGACTCCGGCGGGCCCGTCGGCCGCGCCGCGGGACGAACCGGGGTGGACCGGCCTGCCGCCGGGGCTGCTGCGTCTGCGCCGCCTGCTGCTGGTGGTGTGGCTGGGCCTGCTGACGGTCGCCGCCGGCGTGCTGCCCGCCCTGTTCCTCGACCCTCGCTGGGCCGTCCTGGCCCTCCTGCCGCTGGCCCTGACGGCCTGGGGCTGGGTGATGCTGGAGCGCAACTGGCGCTCCTGGCGGTACGCCGAGCGCGCCGACGACCTGCTGATCAGCCGGGGTGTGCTGTGGCGGGAGGAGACCGTCGTCCCGTACGGGCGCATGCAGCTGGTCGAGGTGACCTCCGGGCCCGTCGAGCGCCACTTCGGCCTGGCCAGCGTGCAGCTGCACACGGCCGCCGCCGCGACCGACGCGACCATCCCCGGCCTCGACCCGGCCGAGGCGGAACGCCTCCGCGACCGCCTCACCGAGCTGGGCGAGGCCCGATCGGCGGGCCTGTGA
- a CDS encoding NADH-quinone oxidoreductase subunit D, translated as MTPTTETTVGIGGAAESTDMVLNIGPQHPSTHGVLRLKLVLDGERITSAEPVIGYMHRGAEKLFEARDYRQIIMLANRHDWLSAFSNELGVVLAVERMLGMEVPTRAVWTRTLLAELNRVLNHLMFLGSYPLELGGITPVFYAFREREVLQNVMEEVSGGRMHYMFNRVGGLKEDLPAGWTTRARGAVAAVRSRMDVFDDLVLGNEIFRGRTRGVGALSAEAVHAYGVSGPIARASGVDFDLRRDEPYLAYGELQDTLKVVTRTDGDCLARFEVLLEQTHNALDLADACLDRLAELAPGPVNQRLPKVLKAPEGHTYAWTENPLGINGYYLVSKGEKTPYRLKLRSASYNNIQALAELLPGTLVADMVAILGSLFFVVGDIDK; from the coding sequence ATGACTCCTACGACGGAGACCACGGTCGGAATCGGCGGTGCCGCGGAGAGCACCGACATGGTGCTCAACATCGGGCCCCAGCACCCGTCCACCCACGGCGTGCTGCGGCTCAAGCTGGTTCTGGACGGCGAGCGCATCACGAGCGCGGAGCCGGTGATCGGCTACATGCACCGCGGCGCGGAGAAGCTGTTCGAGGCCCGTGACTACCGTCAGATCATCATGCTCGCCAACCGCCACGACTGGCTGTCGGCGTTCTCCAACGAGCTGGGCGTCGTCCTCGCCGTCGAGCGGATGCTCGGCATGGAGGTCCCCACGCGCGCGGTGTGGACGCGGACACTGCTCGCCGAGCTGAACCGGGTGCTGAACCATCTGATGTTCCTCGGGTCGTATCCGCTGGAGCTGGGCGGCATCACCCCGGTCTTCTACGCCTTCCGGGAGCGGGAGGTCCTCCAGAACGTGATGGAGGAGGTCTCCGGCGGGCGCATGCACTACATGTTCAACCGCGTCGGCGGTCTCAAGGAGGACCTCCCGGCGGGCTGGACCACGCGCGCGCGTGGCGCCGTCGCCGCCGTCCGCTCGCGCATGGACGTCTTCGACGACCTGGTGCTCGGCAACGAGATCTTCCGGGGGCGTACCCGGGGCGTGGGCGCCCTGTCCGCCGAGGCCGTGCACGCCTACGGCGTCAGCGGGCCCATCGCGCGCGCCTCCGGCGTCGACTTCGACCTGCGCCGCGACGAGCCGTACCTCGCCTACGGCGAACTCCAGGACACGCTGAAGGTGGTCACCCGGACCGACGGGGACTGCCTGGCCCGCTTCGAGGTCCTGCTGGAGCAGACGCACAACGCCCTCGACCTCGCCGACGCCTGCCTGGACCGCCTGGCGGAGCTGGCGCCGGGGCCGGTGAACCAGCGGCTCCCGAAGGTGCTGAAGGCGCCCGAGGGCCACACGTACGCCTGGACCGAGAACCCGCTCGGCATCAACGGGTACTACCTGGTCAGCAAGGGTGAGAAGACCCCGTACCGGCTGAAGCTGCGCTCGGCGTCGTACAACAACATCCAGGCGCTCGCCGAGCTGCTGCCCGGGACGCTGGTCGCGGACATGGTGGCGATCCTGGGGTCACTGTTCTTCGTGGTCGGCGACATCGACAAGTAG
- a CDS encoding sensor histidine kinase gives MQRLYDFLRRHPTGVDSFWAFVVLGISLVSAATPGTRADGTDNLALIVPFVVLLGVVIALRQRAPERMLLLAVVLGVGQLVFDVSTMPADFAFLVIIYTVAATGARWASRTALATGLCAAPLAQLRWSDSELGMGTTIAVTVFQAVPFALAWVLGDSIRTRRAYFAQLEERATRLEKEREAQAKVAVAAERARIARELHDVVAHNVSVMVVQADGAAYVLDAAPDQAKKALETISSTGRQALAEMRRLLGVLRTGEHKEAGEYVPQPDVEQIEDLVEQCRTSGLPVDFKIEGTPRQLPSGVELTAYRIVQEALTNTRKHGGENAGASVRLVYFDDGLGLLIEDDGKGAPHELYEEGGFDGQGHGLIGMRERIGMVGGTLDAGPRPGGGFRISALLPLKPAP, from the coding sequence GTGCAGCGCCTCTACGACTTCCTCCGCCGACACCCGACCGGTGTCGACTCGTTCTGGGCCTTCGTCGTGCTCGGAATCTCCCTGGTCTCCGCGGCGACCCCGGGGACGCGGGCGGACGGGACGGACAACCTGGCGCTGATCGTCCCCTTCGTGGTGCTGCTCGGCGTCGTGATCGCGCTGCGCCAGCGGGCGCCGGAGCGGATGCTGCTGCTCGCCGTCGTGCTCGGTGTGGGGCAGCTGGTCTTCGACGTCTCGACGATGCCCGCCGACTTCGCCTTCCTGGTGATCATCTACACCGTGGCCGCGACCGGCGCCCGCTGGGCCTCCCGGACCGCGCTGGCCACCGGCCTGTGCGCGGCGCCCCTGGCTCAGCTGCGCTGGTCCGACAGCGAGCTGGGCATGGGCACCACCATCGCCGTGACGGTCTTCCAGGCGGTCCCCTTCGCGCTGGCCTGGGTGCTCGGCGACTCCATCCGCACCCGGCGCGCCTACTTCGCGCAGCTGGAGGAGCGCGCGACCCGGCTGGAGAAGGAGCGCGAGGCACAGGCCAAGGTCGCGGTCGCCGCCGAGCGCGCCCGGATCGCGCGCGAGCTGCACGACGTCGTCGCGCACAACGTCTCCGTCATGGTGGTGCAGGCCGACGGCGCCGCCTACGTCCTGGACGCGGCGCCCGACCAGGCGAAGAAGGCCCTGGAGACCATCTCCTCCACCGGCCGGCAGGCGCTCGCCGAGATGCGCCGCCTGCTCGGCGTGCTGCGCACCGGCGAGCACAAGGAGGCCGGGGAGTACGTGCCGCAGCCCGACGTCGAGCAGATCGAGGACCTCGTCGAGCAGTGCCGCACCTCCGGGCTGCCGGTCGACTTCAAGATCGAGGGCACCCCCCGGCAACTGCCCAGCGGCGTCGAGCTGACCGCGTACCGCATCGTGCAGGAGGCGCTGACCAACACGCGCAAGCACGGCGGCGAGAACGCGGGCGCGAGTGTGCGCCTGGTCTACTTCGACGACGGTCTCGGGCTGCTCATCGAGGACGACGGCAAGGGCGCCCCGCACGAGCTGTACGAGGAGGGCGGCTTCGACGGCCAGGGCCACGGGCTGATCGGCATGCGCGAGCGGATCGGCATGGTCGGCGGAACCCTGGACGCGGGCCCGCGTCCGGGCGGAGGATTCCGCATCAGTGCGCTGCTGCCGCTGAAACCCGCGCCCTGA
- a CDS encoding response regulator, with protein sequence MAIRVMLVDDQVLLRTGFRMVLAAQPDMEVVAEAGDGVEALQVLRSTAVDVVLMDVRMPKLDGVETTSRICVDPNAPKVLILTTFDLDEYAFSALKAGASGFMLKDVPPGELLAAIRSVHSGDAVVAPSTTRRLLDRFAPMLPATGQEPRQKELQRLTEREREVMVLVAQGMSNGEIAARLVLSEATVKTHVGRILTKLGLRDRVQVVVLAYETGLVRAGGGQG encoded by the coding sequence ATGGCGATCCGCGTGATGCTCGTCGACGACCAGGTGCTGCTGCGCACCGGGTTCCGGATGGTGCTGGCGGCCCAGCCGGACATGGAGGTCGTCGCGGAGGCGGGCGACGGCGTCGAGGCGCTCCAGGTGCTGCGCTCGACCGCCGTGGACGTCGTCCTGATGGACGTCCGCATGCCCAAGCTCGACGGCGTGGAGACCACCAGCCGCATCTGCGTGGACCCGAACGCGCCGAAGGTGCTGATCCTGACCACCTTCGACCTCGACGAGTACGCGTTCTCGGCGCTGAAGGCGGGCGCCTCCGGCTTCATGCTCAAGGACGTGCCGCCCGGCGAGCTGCTCGCCGCGATCCGCTCCGTGCACAGCGGCGACGCGGTGGTGGCCCCCTCCACCACCCGGCGGCTGCTGGACCGGTTCGCGCCGATGCTGCCCGCCACCGGGCAGGAGCCCCGGCAGAAGGAGCTCCAGCGGCTCACCGAGCGGGAGCGCGAGGTGATGGTGCTGGTGGCGCAGGGCATGTCCAACGGCGAGATCGCGGCGCGGCTCGTGCTGTCCGAGGCGACGGTGAAGACCCATGTGGGCCGCATCCTGACCAAGCTGGGCCTGCGCGACCGCGTGCAGGTGGTGGTCCTCGCCTACGAGACGGGGCTGGTGCGGGCCGGCGGCGGACAGGGCTGA
- a CDS encoding DUF5937 family protein, with protein MSVRIDITGLRPERVAVVPSPLAELGMALHALSEPGHHPGLQGWVTGVTARLDSHLADRMCEADFLWRTTFSDLFMPFAGVPGRSTLPGATLADDLDLLDKLSDEQFVDAALEFTCALPYSTGGVSALDDSEVRRRALDLAAARGPQQLRFSERLLADPPRIRDWLRQFARDCDEAFFAEAWSRLRHQLAADARRKTDLLRHKGLAEALAAVSPAVTLDEGAARITVDKLGDGRSATADGGLLLVPTSLGWPHLMVLHRHDWQPVLHYPVGSPELASPPSVEQLTMRMTALSHPVRMRICRYLARSAYTTGELAQVHGMTAPEISRHLGVLKKAGLVTTRRRGRYVLHQLDVTVVARLGSDFLEGILR; from the coding sequence ATGAGCGTGCGCATCGACATCACGGGGCTGCGGCCGGAGCGGGTCGCCGTCGTGCCCTCTCCGCTGGCCGAGCTGGGTATGGCGCTGCACGCGCTGTCCGAGCCGGGGCACCACCCCGGGCTCCAGGGCTGGGTGACGGGCGTGACCGCCCGGCTCGACTCGCACCTGGCGGACCGGATGTGCGAGGCCGACTTCCTGTGGCGGACGACCTTCTCGGACCTGTTCATGCCGTTCGCCGGGGTGCCGGGCCGCAGCACCCTGCCCGGTGCCACCCTCGCCGACGACCTGGACCTGCTCGACAAGCTGTCCGACGAGCAGTTCGTCGACGCGGCCCTGGAGTTCACCTGCGCGCTGCCGTACAGCACCGGCGGGGTCTCGGCGCTCGACGACTCCGAGGTGCGCCGGCGCGCGCTGGACCTGGCCGCCGCGCGGGGACCGCAGCAGCTGCGCTTCAGCGAGCGGCTGCTGGCCGATCCGCCGCGGATCCGGGACTGGCTGCGGCAGTTCGCCCGGGACTGCGACGAGGCGTTCTTCGCCGAGGCCTGGTCCCGGCTGCGCCACCAGCTCGCGGCCGACGCCCGCCGCAAGACGGACCTGCTGCGCCACAAGGGCCTCGCCGAGGCCCTGGCCGCCGTGTCCCCGGCGGTGACCCTGGACGAGGGCGCCGCCCGGATCACCGTCGACAAGCTCGGCGACGGCCGTTCCGCGACGGCGGACGGCGGCCTGCTGCTGGTCCCGACGAGCCTGGGCTGGCCGCACCTGATGGTCCTGCACCGGCACGACTGGCAGCCGGTGCTGCACTACCCGGTCGGCTCCCCCGAGCTGGCCTCACCGCCCTCGGTCGAGCAGCTCACGATGCGGATGACGGCGCTGTCCCACCCCGTCCGGATGCGGATCTGCCGGTACCTGGCCCGCAGTGCGTACACCACGGGCGAGCTGGCGCAGGTGCACGGGATGACGGCGCCCGAGATATCCCGGCACCTGGGCGTGCTGAAGAAGGCCGGACTGGTCACCACCCGCCGCCGCGGCCGGTACGTCCTGCACCAGCTGGACGTCACGGTGGTGGCCCGGCTGGGCAGCGACTTCCTGGAGGGGATACTGCGCTAG
- a CDS encoding threonine aldolase family protein yields MSDTAEQEERAAPAGPEAPPAKDEPEEQRNRRGRERRVAALRGARRVLARPGFVTTLRERIALLDGAEELYDLDEPSDMYGNGVVEALEERTAALLGTEAAAFFPTGTMAQQVALRCWAGRTGNPVVALHGLGHPERHERNAFSRVGGLHPVRLTDAPRPPTADEVRGFEEPFGALMLELPLREAGYLLPTWEELTEVVEAARERDAVVHFDGARLWECTVHFGRPLAEIAGLADSVYVSFYKSLKGYGGGALAGPRTLVEEAKAWRHRYGGQVFQQFPTALSALAGLERELPRLPSYVAHARVVAAALRESLAAAGLPWARVHPAVPHTHEFQVWLPCEPDAAGEAALRQAEETGTMLFSQPWDAAGPGVALTEVSVGESGLEWTADDVRAAVADFAARLTA; encoded by the coding sequence ATGAGCGACACGGCAGAACAGGAAGAGCGGGCGGCACCGGCCGGACCGGAAGCGCCGCCGGCCAAGGACGAGCCCGAGGAGCAGCGCAACAGGCGCGGCCGGGAGCGGCGCGTGGCCGCCCTCCGCGGCGCGCGGCGCGTACTCGCCCGCCCGGGCTTCGTCACGACCCTGCGCGAGCGCATCGCCCTGCTCGACGGGGCCGAGGAGCTGTACGACCTCGACGAGCCCTCCGACATGTACGGCAACGGCGTCGTCGAGGCCCTCGAGGAGAGGACCGCCGCCCTGCTCGGTACGGAGGCCGCCGCCTTCTTCCCGACCGGGACCATGGCCCAGCAGGTGGCCCTGCGCTGCTGGGCGGGCCGCACCGGCAACCCGGTCGTCGCCCTGCACGGTCTCGGCCATCCCGAGCGGCACGAGCGCAACGCCTTCAGCCGGGTCGGCGGCCTGCACCCGGTACGGCTGACCGACGCGCCCAGGCCGCCGACCGCCGACGAGGTGCGCGGCTTCGAGGAGCCGTTCGGGGCGCTGATGCTGGAACTGCCGCTCAGGGAGGCCGGATACCTGCTGCCCACCTGGGAGGAGCTCACCGAGGTCGTCGAGGCCGCCCGGGAGCGCGACGCGGTGGTCCATTTCGACGGGGCCCGCCTGTGGGAGTGCACCGTCCACTTCGGCCGCCCCCTGGCCGAGATCGCGGGCCTGGCGGACAGCGTGTACGTCTCGTTCTACAAGTCCCTCAAGGGCTACGGCGGCGGCGCCCTGGCCGGTCCCCGGACGCTGGTCGAGGAGGCGAAGGCCTGGCGGCACCGGTACGGCGGCCAGGTGTTCCAGCAGTTCCCCACGGCGCTGTCCGCCCTGGCGGGCCTGGAGCGCGAGCTGCCCCGGCTGCCCTCGTACGTGGCCCACGCGCGCGTGGTGGCGGCCGCGCTGCGCGAGTCACTCGCGGCGGCGGGGCTGCCGTGGGCGCGGGTGCACCCCGCGGTGCCGCACACGCACGAGTTCCAGGTCTGGCTGCCCTGCGAGCCCGACGCGGCGGGTGAGGCCGCGCTCCGGCAGGCCGAGGAGACCGGGACGATGCTGTTCTCCCAGCCCTGGGACGCGGCCGGTCCCGGGGTCGCCCTCACTGAGGTCTCGGTGGGCGAGTCGGGGCTGGAGTGGACGGCCGACGACGTGCGGGCGGCGGTCGCCGACTTCGCCGCCCGGCTGACGGCCTGA